From one Nonomuraea polychroma genomic stretch:
- a CDS encoding LamG-like jellyroll fold domain-containing protein, giving the protein MRRLLRCLVSAALLLAGLTALSSPAAALPQRFHKQTIFSGLISPTNIEFAADGRVFVAEKGGYIKVFDSLSDTTPTLYADLRTKVHDFWDRGLLGMALHPNFPADPRVYVLYSYDAEPGGTAPRWGQANEDYDECPSPPGPTGDGCRITGRLSVISPSGAETPLITDWCQQYPSHSIGDLQFGRDGMLYASAGDGASFEFPDYGQDNLTSSDIVPDNPCGDPPGAVGTALTPPSAEGGTLRSQDLRTNGDPTGLDGTIIRINPDTGAAAPGNPNAGSSDPNTARVVAYGLRNPFRITHRPGTDEIWSGEVGWGAYEELNRIANPTGGVANFGWPCYEGPGLEDGYDALNLTLCENLYAAGPSAHQQPYFSWNHDQRLYTGDPCAPGSQSSSSGVAFYNGGPYPDAYDGALFFSDYSRRCVWVMSKGTNGLPDPATVSSFDTGIGTVELETGPNGDLFAVDFDNGAIVRYIYDNSPPTAVISATPTSGHAPLTVAFSGTGSSDADGDPLTYAWDLDGDGELDDSTSATPSRTYTEIGSYVVRLRVRDNQGGQGDATVTVNVGNSAPTAAISSPSSATTWAVGDTIGFSGTGTDPEEGAIPGSRMTWALIMHHCPGACHEHEITRYTGASGSFQAPDHEHPSHLELRLIVTDEHGLTDTKSVLLQPKTVNVTFQTNPPGLQLGFNQEQTVTPFTRTVIVNSSNSITAPSPQSDYVFDAWSDGGAATHNFAAPASATTYTATYKPAQTPAGLVAAYGMNEGAGTAVGDASLYGNPGTTTATTWSASGKYGKALSFNGFSSWVTVNDAPSLRLTTGMTLEAWVRPTTVDSWRTVIMKQHTGGLAYVLSAGSDTDRPHTVIHTAGEADIGGTASLPLNTWSHLAATYDGTTLRLHVNGTQVSQRTAGGPIRTDNGALRIGGNSIWGEYFTGLIDEVRIYNRALTALQIHTDMNTPIGEEPPPDIQAPTAPGSLAAVGGAGNAQLTWSASTDNVGVEGYTVHRSTTPGFTPSGANQVGSSQTTTFTDAGLAAGTYYYRVRAFDAASNLSPSSAEVSAAVTAPPANPGLVAAYGMNEGTGSTVADLSATGNTGTLTNTSWSASGRHGSALAFNGSSSWVTVNDAPSLRLTTGMTLEAWVRPTTVDSWRTVIMKQHTGGLAYVLSAGSDTDRPHTVIHTAGEADIGGTASLPLNTWSHLAATYDGTTLRLHVNGTQVSQRTAGGPIRTDNGALRIGGNSIWGEYFTGLIDEVRIYNRALTTTEIQTDMNSPVS; this is encoded by the coding sequence GTGAGACGGCTCTTACGCTGCCTGGTTTCCGCTGCCCTGCTTCTCGCCGGCTTGACCGCGCTGTCGTCGCCGGCGGCGGCGCTGCCGCAACGCTTCCACAAGCAGACCATCTTCAGCGGGCTGATCAGCCCGACCAATATCGAGTTCGCCGCCGACGGCCGGGTCTTCGTGGCCGAGAAGGGCGGCTACATCAAGGTCTTCGACTCGCTCTCCGACACCACGCCCACCCTGTACGCCGACCTGCGTACCAAGGTGCACGACTTCTGGGACCGCGGCCTGCTGGGCATGGCGCTGCACCCGAACTTCCCCGCCGACCCGCGCGTCTACGTGCTCTATTCGTACGACGCCGAACCCGGCGGCACCGCGCCACGCTGGGGCCAGGCGAACGAGGACTACGACGAGTGCCCCTCTCCTCCCGGACCGACCGGGGACGGCTGCCGCATCACCGGCCGCCTGTCCGTCATCTCGCCCTCCGGGGCGGAGACCCCGTTGATCACCGACTGGTGCCAGCAGTACCCCAGCCATTCCATCGGCGACCTGCAGTTCGGCCGCGACGGCATGCTGTACGCCTCGGCCGGTGACGGCGCCAGCTTCGAGTTCCCCGACTACGGCCAGGACAACCTCACCAGTTCCGACATCGTGCCGGACAACCCGTGCGGCGACCCGCCCGGCGCGGTGGGCACCGCGCTCACCCCGCCCAGTGCGGAGGGCGGCACGCTGCGTTCCCAGGACCTGCGGACGAACGGCGACCCGACCGGGCTCGACGGCACCATCATCCGGATAAATCCGGACACCGGGGCTGCCGCCCCCGGCAACCCGAACGCCGGTAGCTCCGACCCGAACACGGCCAGGGTCGTCGCCTATGGCCTGCGCAACCCGTTCCGGATCACCCACCGTCCCGGCACCGACGAGATCTGGTCCGGCGAGGTCGGCTGGGGGGCGTACGAGGAGCTCAACAGGATCGCGAACCCGACCGGCGGCGTGGCCAACTTCGGCTGGCCCTGCTACGAGGGCCCGGGGCTGGAGGACGGCTACGACGCGCTCAACCTGACGCTCTGCGAGAACCTTTACGCCGCCGGCCCGTCCGCGCACCAGCAGCCGTACTTCAGCTGGAACCACGACCAGCGCCTCTACACCGGCGACCCCTGCGCGCCGGGCAGCCAGTCCTCCTCCAGCGGCGTGGCCTTCTACAACGGCGGGCCGTACCCCGACGCCTACGACGGGGCCCTGTTCTTCTCCGACTACAGCCGGCGCTGCGTCTGGGTGATGTCCAAGGGGACCAACGGCCTGCCCGACCCTGCCACGGTCTCCTCGTTCGACACCGGCATCGGCACCGTCGAGCTGGAGACCGGCCCGAACGGCGACCTGTTCGCCGTCGACTTCGACAACGGCGCGATCGTCCGCTACATCTACGACAACTCCCCGCCCACGGCGGTGATCAGCGCCACCCCGACCTCCGGCCACGCCCCGCTGACCGTCGCCTTCTCCGGCACCGGGTCGAGCGACGCCGACGGCGATCCGCTGACCTACGCCTGGGACCTCGACGGCGACGGGGAGCTCGACGACTCGACCTCGGCCACGCCGTCGCGCACGTACACGGAGATCGGCTCCTATGTGGTCAGGCTGCGGGTGCGAGACAACCAGGGCGGCCAGGGCGACGCCACGGTCACCGTCAACGTGGGCAACAGCGCCCCCACCGCGGCGATCTCCAGCCCGTCGTCCGCCACGACGTGGGCAGTCGGCGACACGATCGGCTTCTCCGGCACGGGCACGGACCCGGAGGAAGGGGCCATCCCCGGATCCCGCATGACCTGGGCCCTGATCATGCACCACTGCCCCGGCGCCTGCCACGAGCACGAGATCACCAGGTACACCGGCGCGTCCGGCTCCTTCCAGGCGCCCGACCACGAGCACCCGTCGCATCTGGAATTACGGCTGATCGTCACGGACGAGCACGGGCTGACCGACACCAAGAGCGTGCTGTTGCAGCCGAAGACCGTGAACGTGACCTTCCAGACGAATCCGCCGGGCCTCCAGCTCGGCTTCAACCAGGAGCAGACGGTCACGCCCTTCACCCGGACGGTGATCGTCAACTCCAGCAACTCGATCACGGCGCCCTCGCCCCAGAGCGACTACGTGTTCGACGCCTGGTCCGACGGCGGCGCGGCAACGCACAACTTCGCGGCGCCGGCGAGCGCGACCACGTACACGGCGACGTACAAGCCCGCGCAGACCCCGGCCGGACTGGTGGCCGCCTACGGCATGAACGAGGGCGCGGGCACCGCCGTCGGCGACGCCTCTCTCTACGGCAACCCCGGCACGACCACGGCCACCACATGGTCGGCGTCCGGCAAGTACGGCAAGGCCTTGTCCTTCAACGGCTTCTCCAGCTGGGTCACCGTCAACGACGCACCCAGCCTGCGCCTGACCACCGGCATGACCCTCGAAGCCTGGGTCAGACCCACCACCGTCGACAGCTGGCGCACCGTCATCATGAAACAACACACGGGCGGCCTCGCCTACGTCCTGTCCGCCGGCAGCGACACCGACCGACCCCACACCGTCATCCACACCGCCGGCGAAGCCGACATCGGCGGCACCGCCTCACTCCCCCTCAACACCTGGAGCCACCTCGCCGCCACCTACGACGGCACCACACTCCGCCTCCACGTCAACGGCACCCAAGTCAGCCAACGCACCGCAGGCGGACCCATCCGCACCGACAACGGCGCCCTCCGCATCGGCGGCAACAGCATCTGGGGCGAATACTTCACCGGCCTCATCGACGAAGTCCGCATCTACAACCGCGCACTCACCGCCCTCCAGATCCACACCGACATGAACACCCCGATCGGCGAGGAACCGCCGCCCGACATCCAGGCGCCGACCGCGCCCGGGTCGCTCGCGGCGGTCGGCGGCGCCGGCAACGCGCAGCTCACCTGGAGTGCCTCGACGGACAACGTGGGCGTGGAGGGCTACACGGTGCACCGGTCGACGACGCCGGGATTCACGCCGTCGGGAGCGAACCAGGTCGGCTCCTCGCAGACCACCACGTTCACCGACGCGGGGCTCGCCGCGGGGACCTATTACTACCGGGTCCGCGCGTTCGACGCCGCCAGCAACCTCAGCCCCTCGTCGGCCGAGGTGTCCGCCGCCGTCACCGCGCCGCCGGCCAATCCGGGCCTGGTGGCCGCGTACGGCATGAACGAGGGGACCGGATCCACCGTCGCGGACCTCTCCGCCACCGGCAACACCGGCACCCTGACCAACACCTCGTGGTCGGCGAGCGGACGACACGGCTCCGCCCTGGCCTTCAACGGCTCCTCCAGCTGGGTCACCGTCAACGACGCACCCAGCCTGCGCCTGACCACCGGCATGACCCTCGAAGCCTGGGTCAGACCCACCACCGTCGACAGCTGGCGCACCGTCATCATGAAACAACACACGGGCGGCCTCGCCTACGTCCTGTCCGCCGGCAGCGACACCGACCGACCCCACACCGTCATCCACACCGCCGGCGAAGCCGACATCGGCGGCACCGCCTCACTCCCCCTCAACACCTGGAGCCACCTCGCCGCCACCTACGACGGCACCACACTCCGCCTCCACGTCAACGGCACCCAAGTCAGCCAACGCACCGCAGGCGGACCCATCCGCACCGACAACGGCGCCCTCCGCATCGGCGGCAACAGCATCTGGGGCGAATACTTCACCGGCCTCATCGACGAAGTCCGCATCTACAACCGCGCACTGACCACCACCGAGATCCAGACCGACATGAACTCGCCCGTCAGCTGA
- a CDS encoding proline dehydrogenase family protein: protein MLRQALLAVSKSERAERVISTLPLTRDVVRRYVADDVGAVIDELTRRGLLVTVDHLGEEVTDPAQAANTVREYLSLLDLLPAGADVSVKLTALGLRLSEQLALDHAAAICRAAADKNVTVTFDAEEHDTIPGLHSVHAALRREHPDVGVVVQAYLPESLERCEKLGGARVRLCKGAYTAPGAYTKDADIDRSFVRCLKVLMAGTGYPMVATHDPRLVRIASTLAVLSGRDVTGFEYQMLYGVRPDEQARLAGLGAQMRVYVPYGADWYAYLMRRLAERPRNLTFFLRSLLSRR from the coding sequence GTGCTCCGTCAGGCCCTGCTCGCCGTCTCCAAGAGCGAACGCGCCGAGCGCGTGATCTCCACCTTGCCGCTGACCAGGGACGTGGTCAGGCGCTACGTCGCCGACGACGTCGGCGCCGTGATCGACGAGCTGACCCGCAGAGGGCTGCTCGTCACCGTCGACCACCTCGGTGAGGAGGTGACGGACCCGGCGCAGGCCGCGAACACCGTCAGGGAATACCTGTCACTGCTCGACCTGCTGCCCGCGGGCGCCGACGTGTCGGTCAAGCTCACCGCGCTCGGGCTGCGGCTGTCGGAGCAGCTCGCGCTCGACCACGCCGCCGCCATCTGCCGGGCCGCCGCGGACAAGAACGTCACGGTGACGTTCGACGCCGAGGAGCACGACACGATCCCGGGACTGCACTCCGTACACGCCGCGCTGCGCAGGGAACACCCGGACGTGGGCGTGGTGGTGCAGGCGTACCTGCCGGAGTCGCTGGAACGCTGTGAGAAGCTCGGCGGCGCCCGCGTACGCCTGTGCAAGGGCGCCTACACCGCTCCCGGCGCCTACACCAAGGACGCCGACATCGACCGCTCGTTCGTGCGCTGCCTGAAGGTCCTGATGGCCGGCACCGGTTATCCCATGGTCGCCACGCACGACCCCAGGCTGGTGCGCATCGCCTCCACGCTCGCCGTGCTCTCCGGGCGGGACGTGACAGGCTTCGAATACCAGATGTTGTACGGCGTCCGCCCCGACGAGCAGGCCCGCCTCGCCGGCCTGGGCGCCCAGATGCGCGTCTACGTCCCGTACGGCGCCGACTGGTACGCCTACCTCATGCGCCGCCTCGCCGAGCGGCCCCGCAACCTGACCTTCTTCCTCAGATCACTGCTGTCCCGCCGCTGA